Sequence from the Desulfotomaculum sp. genome:
TCCCAACTCAACATTGCGCCGTCAGTACCGGAAAGGTTTAAATTTTTAAAGGTTAGATTTAAGGATTTACCCAGTGCAGTAATATATTTTTGCAGATTGTTCTGATCACAGGCCAAAATTAAAGTTAGACCTGACTTCCGGATTAACTCAACGTCCACTCCTTTGAGTAATTCCTGCAGATATAGATCTGTTATTTTCCGAACATATCTTCTTAACCGGACGTGAGCCATATCCACTCTGGGAAAGTCATCACGGAAAAGTATATTTTCTATTTTTCTTTCTATGCCCCGTGAAATATTTCCGCCTTTTGCGTTAAAAAAGAGAATTGATACATGTTCTGGATTTCTCTGGGATATCTTGATATGAACACCCCCGGCAAGACCGAGATTTGAAACTGCAAACCGGTGTAAAGGAGTAATTACAGTCCCCAGATCGTAAACTACCGCGCCTGTTGATTGCATTCCGCTGGCCAGAGCTTCTTTTAACATCTGTGCCGGAGGATAATTGTCAGCGCTTACTGCAACCCGTGATTCCGCCCCAAGTACTGTACAAAATGCCGCGCCCAGACGGCAGGCCAGTTCTGCGGTAACTTCAATGTTGAACATCCCTGTGACTCCCTCTAAGCCAAATAGCTTTCTTGACCAACAGGCGCCCCAAATAAGGCTGTTATTTACAATACTGCCAGCTTCTGTCTGTTTATTAGGCCAGATTTTTACTTCGGGTCTTACTATACTGCGTTCCTGAAGAACCGAATCGCTGCCTACGACAGCCCCTTCATACACTTCCGAGTTTGATCTCACTTGCACCCTGCTGCATAAAACTGCGCCCCTTAAAGCTGTTCCCGGGCCCAGGTATACATTATTCCACAGAACACTTTGTTTAAGTGAAGCATTTTCCTGAATAAGACACCCGTCACCAATTGTCGTGTAAGGTGAAATCTTAACTCCGGCTCCGATACAGCAGCCATTTCCTATCAGAATCGGACCTTCAAGATGGCATTCCGCATGAAGGTCGACACCCTCCCCTATCCAGATTCCAGGTTTAACCTGTCTGGCTGAAATGCCTGTATTCACTTTTCCGGCTAAAACATCATAATGCGCTTGTATATATTGCTGAATATTACCTATATCACACCAGTATCCAGGCGACACAACTCCAAAAAGGGGTTTTTTGTCCCGAAGAAGAGCGGGGAAGAGATCCTGGCTAAAGTCAAACGATCGATTATCCGGTATGTAGTCCAGTACTTCCGGCTCCAATATATAAATCCCGGTATTTACCGTATCACTGAACACTTCT
This genomic interval carries:
- a CDS encoding nucleotidyltransferase — protein: MKTIIMAGGEGSRLRPITCGRPKPMAPVVNRPVMFHIVELLKKHGFYNIGVTLQYKPEFIRSFFGNGSEQGVSMQYFIEEVPLGTAGSVKNAQTFLDETFLVISGDALTDLDLSAAVDFHRKRGAIATLVLTRVGCPLEYGVVITKQDGTITRFLEKPAWGEVFSDTVNTGIYILEPEVLDYIPDNRSFDFSQDLFPALLRDKKPLFGVVSPGYWCDIGNIQQYIQAHYDVLAGKVNTGISARQVKPGIWIGEGVDLHAECHLEGPILIGNGCCIGAGVKISPYTTIGDGCLIQENASLKQSVLWNNVYLGPGTALRGAVLCSRVQVRSNSEVYEGAVVGSDSVLQERSIVRPEVKIWPNKQTEAGSIVNNSLIWGACWSRKLFGLEGVTGMFNIEVTAELACRLGAAFCTVLGAESRVAVSADNYPPAQMLKEALASGMQSTGAVVYDLGTVITPLHRFAVSNLGLAGGVHIKISQRNPEHVSILFFNAKGGNISRGIERKIENILFRDDFPRVDMAHVRLRRYVRKITDLYLQELLKGVDVELIRKSGLTLILACDQNNLQKYITALGKSLNLTFKNLNLSGTDGAMLSWEKCIEKLPAVSSMVCNERAWAGVLIDPDADHLVLVDERGRLIQDNMLVVLTALIILKSQRGPVFVPVTAPQVVENLAMQYNGRVIRTKTAVQDLIEKVLGQDQGCIEYSGLSQFLLNFDALGALLGILGFAVQQGFSLGELIDEIPSFFVSKKEISVPWEAKGRVIRVLTETEQEMQLLDGVKVFHNDGWALVLPDPEEPVCRVFSEGASMEIAESLADLYIKKISEIIDKS